The Breoghania sp. genome has a segment encoding these proteins:
- a CDS encoding GMC family oxidoreductase, translating into MAAPYELNDDSVVVIIGSGAGGGTLGNELAQKGIDVVILEAGARHEYDEFINDEWASFSQLAWTDKRMTSGDWRVAKDFPNLPAWIVKAVGGSTTHWAGASLRFQEHEFKALTHYGALEGANLLDWPITLAEMEPYYARAEDKMGVTRTNGIPGLPGNNNFKIMKAGADKLGYTECHTGRMAINSQMRDGRNSCQQTGFCFQGCKWGAKWSTLYTEIPKGEATGHMEVRPNSQVLRIEHDKSGKVTGVVYADKNGVEQRQKARIVAVAGNSIESPRMLLNSASNMFPDGLANSSGQVGRNYMRHMTGSVYAVFDKPVHMYRGTTMAGIIQDEARLDPSRGFVGGYEMETLSLGLPFMAAFLNPGGWGRSFTSALDAYENMAGMWLVGEDMPQESNGVTLHATEKDAFGMPVANVNFSDHANDIAMRNHAYAQGSALYDAVGATRVFPTPPYPSTHNLGTNRMSEKARDGVVNKHGQSHDIANLFVSDGSQFTTGASENPTLTIVSLAIRQAEFIAGEMASGTL; encoded by the coding sequence ATGGCTGCTCCCTATGAGCTGAACGACGACAGCGTTGTCGTCATCATCGGTTCGGGTGCCGGCGGCGGGACGCTCGGCAACGAACTCGCCCAGAAGGGCATCGACGTCGTCATTCTGGAAGCCGGAGCCCGGCACGAATATGACGAGTTCATCAATGACGAATGGGCCAGCTTTTCGCAGCTTGCCTGGACCGACAAGCGCATGACCTCGGGCGACTGGCGGGTTGCGAAGGATTTCCCGAACCTGCCGGCATGGATCGTCAAGGCCGTGGGTGGCTCCACCACCCACTGGGCGGGCGCATCGCTGCGATTTCAGGAGCACGAATTCAAGGCGCTGACCCATTACGGCGCGCTGGAAGGCGCAAACCTGCTAGACTGGCCGATCACGCTGGCTGAGATGGAGCCCTATTACGCCCGCGCCGAAGACAAGATGGGCGTGACGCGAACCAATGGCATCCCCGGTCTTCCCGGCAACAACAACTTCAAGATCATGAAGGCCGGGGCCGACAAGCTCGGCTACACCGAGTGCCACACGGGCCGCATGGCGATCAATTCGCAGATGCGCGACGGGCGCAATTCCTGCCAGCAGACGGGCTTCTGCTTTCAGGGCTGCAAGTGGGGCGCGAAGTGGTCGACGCTCTATACCGAAATCCCCAAGGGCGAGGCGACCGGGCACATGGAGGTCCGCCCCAATTCGCAAGTGCTGCGCATCGAGCATGACAAGTCCGGCAAGGTGACCGGTGTCGTCTATGCCGACAAGAACGGCGTCGAGCAGCGCCAGAAGGCACGCATCGTGGCGGTTGCAGGCAACTCCATCGAAAGCCCGCGCATGCTTTTGAACTCCGCCTCCAACATGTTCCCCGACGGGCTCGCCAATTCATCGGGCCAGGTCGGGCGCAACTACATGCGCCACATGACGGGGTCGGTCTATGCGGTCTTCGACAAGCCGGTCCACATGTATCGCGGCACGACCATGGCCGGGATCATCCAGGATGAGGCCCGGCTTGATCCCTCGCGCGGCTTTGTCGGCGGCTACGAGATGGAAACCCTGTCGCTGGGCCTGCCCTTCATGGCCGCCTTCCTGAATCCGGGTGGCTGGGGCCGGTCCTTCACATCCGCGCTTGATGCCTATGAGAACATGGCCGGCATGTGGCTGGTGGGCGAGGACATGCCGCAGGAAAGCAATGGCGTCACCCTGCACGCAACAGAAAAGGACGCCTTCGGCATGCCGGTTGCGAACGTCAATTTCTCCGACCATGCCAACGACATCGCCATGCGCAACCACGCCTATGCACAAGGTTCCGCACTTTACGACGCCGTGGGCGCAACGCGGGTCTTCCCCACGCCGCCATACCCATCGACACATAATCTCGGCACAAACCGAATGAGCGAAAAGGCGCGCGACGGCGTGGTCAACAAGCACGGCCAGAGCCACGACATCGCCAATCTCTTTGTCTCCGACGGCAGCCAGTTCACGACGGGAGCCTCGGAAAACCCGACGCTCACCATCGTCTCGCTGGCCATCCGCCAGGCGGAGTTCATCGCGGGCGAAATGGCGTCGGGCACGCTGTAG
- a CDS encoding gluconate 2-dehydrogenase subunit 3 family protein: protein MSSIDAKGRTRPKDDACAGLTRRTLLRGTAATGLGALLLVSGRAVICPSQAWGLETTSLKPETMATLIQMARDIYPHDNVADRFYAIAVKGHDEKAASDESYRDLIESGIGDLDQRAGGTGYRNLGWEEQRVAVLNQIEDSPFFQTIRGGLVVSLYNQKEIWPLFGYEGESYSKGGYIDRGFDDIDWL, encoded by the coding sequence ATGTCATCCATCGACGCGAAAGGGCGCACGCGCCCGAAAGATGATGCATGTGCGGGTCTCACCCGCCGTACGCTGCTGCGCGGCACGGCCGCAACCGGCCTTGGCGCGCTCTTGCTGGTCTCCGGTCGCGCTGTGATCTGCCCCAGCCAGGCCTGGGGGTTAGAGACCACCTCGCTCAAGCCCGAAACCATGGCCACGCTGATTCAGATGGCCCGGGATATCTACCCCCACGACAACGTTGCCGACCGCTTCTACGCCATCGCCGTGAAAGGCCATGACGAGAAAGCGGCTTCCGATGAGAGCTATCGTGACCTCATCGAAAGCGGCATCGGCGATCTCGATCAGCGCGCCGGGGGCACCGGCTATCGCAACCTCGGCTGGGAGGAACAGCGCGTCGCTGTCCTGAACCAGATCGAAGACAGCCCCTTCTTCCAGACCATACGCGGAGGTCTTGTCGTCTCGCTCTACAACCAGAAGGAGATCTGGCCGCTCTTTGGATACGAAGGCGAGTCCTACTCCAAGGGCGGTTACATCGACCGCGGCTTCGACGACATCGACTGGCTCTAG
- a CDS encoding VOC family protein, with translation MAKAIHMMIRVLEETRSIDFYSKAFGLDVADRYDFDDFTLVYLRNAEADFEVELTVNKGRSAPYDLGDGYGHVAFCVEDLDGEHARFAELGLAPRDIKEFHRDGSLMARFFFVEDPDGYKIEVLQKHGRYR, from the coding sequence GTGGCAAAAGCCATTCACATGATGATCCGCGTTCTCGAAGAGACCCGCTCCATCGACTTCTATTCAAAGGCCTTCGGCCTGGACGTGGCCGACCGCTACGATTTCGACGACTTCACGCTTGTCTATCTGCGCAATGCCGAGGCCGACTTCGAGGTCGAACTGACGGTCAATAAGGGGCGCAGCGCCCCCTACGATCTGGGTGACGGCTATGGCCACGTCGCCTTTTGCGTCGAGGATCTCGATGGCGAACATGCCCGCTTCGCAGAGCTCGGCCTCGCGCCGCGTGATATCAAGGAATTCCATCGCGACGGATCGCTGATGGCCCGCTTCTTCTTCGTTGAAGACCCGGACGGCTACAAGATCGAGGTGCTGCAGAAGCACGGTCGATACCGCTAA
- a CDS encoding ribbon-helix-helix domain-containing protein, translated as MCRVFAGQDPAGYRQINRSVRIAGHSTSIQLEATFWDLLDEIAAGQGLTTPKFLSQLYDEAIEINGTIPNFASMLRTTCALYLKGASPEREELEALKKIA; from the coding sequence ATGTGCAGGGTATTTGCAGGGCAGGACCCGGCCGGGTATCGGCAGATCAACCGCTCGGTCCGCATTGCCGGCCATTCCACCAGCATTCAGCTTGAGGCGACCTTCTGGGACTTGCTTGACGAAATCGCCGCGGGCCAGGGGCTCACCACGCCGAAATTTCTCTCCCAGCTCTATGACGAAGCGATCGAGATCAACGGCACGATCCCGAATTTCGCCTCCATGCTGCGCACCACCTGCGCACTCTACCTGAAGGGCGCGAGCCCCGAGCGGGAAGAGCTGGAAGCCCTGAAGAAGATCGCCTGA
- a CDS encoding leucine-rich repeat domain-containing protein — MGDLRLFISYCHKDRAALERLLTHLKPDLDHFRIDVWFDDRLTAGTQWDDTIRREIQRADLFLLLLSPDFLASSYIMDTEWPEIERARQSRDAFVAPVLAKKCSFKRRFGALHVRPQDGNGNLKAIAAWKPQDEGHYRAAQQLSADIHQWRNKPPEGTNDPGGLRLVATPDGYDLVETPPSRHEREDPLNRTLHEELKRNAEALAKRAQRSLGNTHPRLAGVVSGLREVIAEDLADIDVPLLWTRARALQQYAEAFAAPDQRAMTEPLEPEDQAQTAALASEAMFFADGFAEGRRLKARVRAQEAEQDPAETLEATRDTLKGLLETPDLLTERAEARVKALSGEAEATAPENIEAVASVAVQTEGAVGSLARTLAAAVASVGRAANNGVKAVGDYCSVAALALALSGQPTAGTIEATQRFLATYSRPVMRLARDNAILRRLSLWAADYARDELPGPAPDKGLPPGVPGRKREDDEEIPEDVEDRAREMILAGQAPPEAWVPHIRELFFRTNDLIDLTLLSGLTALQSLHLSHTEVTDLTPLAGLAALQSLGLSGTQVTDLAPVAGLTALQSLYLSHTQVTDLSPVAGLTALQWLDLSETQVTDLTPLTGLTALQSLGLSATEVTDLTPLAGLTALETLWLSGTQVSDIAALAGLTALETLDISLTQVTDLAPLAGLTALQSLDVEGCVIRRLPSAMPQGLRQLNLQRVRWPMDRPLPDVPNRIDPDGTVHEMEPASRLFKFWKRRLIRGSGPENAA; from the coding sequence ATGGGGGACCTGAGACTTTTCATCAGTTATTGCCACAAGGATCGCGCCGCGCTGGAGCGGCTGCTGACTCACCTGAAACCGGATCTCGACCACTTTCGCATAGATGTGTGGTTCGATGACCGACTGACGGCTGGCACACAATGGGACGACACCATCCGCCGCGAGATCCAGCGCGCGGATCTTTTTCTTCTGTTGCTCTCGCCGGATTTTCTCGCCTCCTCCTACATCATGGATACCGAATGGCCGGAGATCGAGCGGGCGCGTCAATCGCGCGATGCCTTCGTGGCTCCGGTTCTGGCCAAGAAGTGCAGCTTCAAGCGCCGTTTCGGCGCGCTGCATGTTCGCCCGCAGGATGGCAACGGCAACCTCAAGGCCATCGCCGCATGGAAGCCGCAGGATGAGGGGCATTACAGGGCCGCGCAGCAGCTTTCCGCCGACATTCACCAATGGCGGAACAAGCCACCGGAAGGTACGAACGACCCCGGCGGTCTGCGGTTGGTCGCCACCCCTGACGGCTACGACCTCGTTGAAACGCCGCCGTCACGCCACGAGCGTGAAGATCCGCTCAATCGCACCCTGCACGAGGAGTTGAAGCGAAACGCTGAAGCCCTGGCGAAGCGCGCGCAACGCAGTCTCGGCAATACCCATCCCCGCCTTGCAGGTGTCGTCTCCGGTCTACGGGAGGTCATTGCCGAGGATCTGGCGGATATCGACGTGCCGCTTTTGTGGACCCGCGCGCGCGCTCTGCAACAGTATGCCGAGGCTTTCGCCGCGCCGGACCAGCGGGCCATGACCGAGCCGCTGGAGCCGGAAGATCAGGCGCAGACCGCCGCACTGGCCAGTGAGGCGATGTTCTTCGCCGATGGCTTTGCGGAAGGTCGGCGCTTGAAGGCGCGGGTGCGCGCGCAGGAGGCCGAACAGGACCCGGCAGAAACCCTGGAGGCGACACGCGATACACTGAAGGGACTACTGGAAACGCCGGACCTCCTGACCGAGCGGGCCGAGGCGCGGGTCAAGGCGTTGAGCGGGGAAGCAGAGGCGACAGCGCCGGAAAATATCGAGGCGGTCGCGTCCGTTGCGGTTCAGACGGAAGGCGCGGTCGGCTCGCTTGCCCGTACGCTCGCGGCAGCGGTGGCGAGTGTCGGCAGAGCGGCCAATAATGGCGTCAAGGCCGTTGGCGATTACTGCTCCGTCGCGGCGTTGGCTCTCGCACTCTCGGGCCAGCCGACGGCGGGGACGATCGAGGCCACGCAACGGTTTCTGGCGACCTATTCACGTCCTGTGATGCGTCTGGCGCGCGACAATGCCATCCTGCGTCGTCTGTCGCTCTGGGCAGCGGACTATGCGCGCGACGAGTTGCCCGGTCCTGCGCCGGACAAGGGGCTTCCGCCCGGCGTGCCGGGGCGGAAGCGAGAGGACGACGAGGAAATTCCGGAGGATGTCGAGGATCGGGCAAGAGAAATGATTCTCGCTGGCCAAGCGCCACCAGAGGCTTGGGTGCCGCATATTCGGGAGTTGTTTTTTAGAACCAACGATCTGATTGACCTTACTTTGTTATCCGGCTTGACGGCCCTCCAGTCGCTCCATCTCTCCCACACGGAGGTCACGGATCTCACGCCTCTGGCTGGCTTGGCAGCCCTCCAGTCGCTCGGTCTCTCCGGTACGCAGGTCACGGATCTCGCGCCTGTGGCTGGCTTGACGGCCCTCCAGTCGCTCTATCTCTCCCATACGCAGGTCACAGATCTCTCGCCTGTGGCTGGCTTGACGGCTCTTCAGTGGCTCGATCTCTCCGAGACGCAGGTTACGGATCTCACGCCTCTGACTGGCTTGACTGCCCTCCAGTCGCTCGGTCTCTCTGCTACGGAGGTTACGGATCTTACGCCTCTGGCTGGCTTGACGGCTCTTGAGACGCTTTGGCTCTCCGGCACGCAGGTCTCGGATATAGCAGCCCTTGCCGGTCTGACTGCGCTTGAGACGCTCGATATCTCCCTCACGCAGGTCACAGATCTCGCGCCTCTGGCTGGCTTGACGGCTCTTCAGTCACTCGACGTCGAAGGCTGTGTGATCCGGCGGTTGCCAAGCGCAATGCCGCAAGGCTTGCGGCAACTCAATCTCCAGAGGGTCAGATGGCCGATGGATCGGCCCTTGCCCGATGTGCCGAACCGTATCGATCCGGACGGAACAGTGCATGAAATGGAACCAGCCTCCCGCCTCTTCAAATTCTGGAAACGTCGTCTCATACGCGGTAGCGGGCCTGAAAATGCTGCCTGA
- a CDS encoding pyridoxal phosphate-dependent aminotransferase, with protein sequence MLTTISGFDRIGEENAFAVLARATELAGEGKDIINLGIGQPDFSTPDHIVEAAVKALRDGHHGYTPATGIAPLREAVAADLLKRTGAEVSPERVIIVPGGKVTMFAAILMFGEPGAEILYPDPGFPIYRSMIEFTGATPVPVPIREENGFAFSADELLGLITDKTRLVIVNSPANPCGGVTPKAEIDTLVAGLERHPHVAIMSDEIYGQMTYDGEAHVSLLSYPEIRDRLILLDGWSKTYAMTGWRLGYSLWPDALYDKVRKLAVNAWSCVNAPTQYAGLAALTGPQDAVREMVAEFDARRKLVVDGLNAIEGISCILPKGAFYAFPNIKATGWQAKKLASVLLEEAGVALIGGPDFGTLGEGYVRVSYANSRENISQALARIEAFLARGG encoded by the coding sequence ATGCTCACCACCATTTCCGGCTTCGACCGTATCGGCGAGGAAAACGCCTTCGCCGTTTTGGCGCGCGCAACTGAGCTTGCGGGTGAAGGCAAGGACATCATCAATCTCGGCATCGGCCAGCCGGATTTTTCCACGCCCGATCACATCGTGGAAGCGGCCGTGAAGGCGCTGCGGGATGGGCATCACGGCTATACGCCCGCAACCGGCATCGCGCCCTTGCGCGAGGCCGTGGCCGCGGATCTCTTGAAGCGCACGGGGGCGGAGGTGTCGCCTGAGCGGGTGATCATCGTTCCCGGCGGCAAGGTCACCATGTTTGCCGCGATCCTGATGTTCGGAGAGCCGGGCGCGGAGATCCTCTATCCCGATCCGGGCTTTCCGATCTATCGCTCGATGATCGAGTTCACGGGCGCCACGCCCGTTCCCGTGCCGATCCGCGAGGAAAACGGCTTTGCCTTTTCCGCCGATGAACTTCTCGGGCTCATCACCGACAAGACCCGGCTGGTGATCGTCAATTCGCCCGCCAATCCGTGTGGCGGCGTGACGCCCAAGGCGGAGATCGACACGTTGGTTGCGGGCCTTGAGCGCCACCCCCATGTCGCCATCATGTCGGACGAGATCTACGGCCAGATGACCTATGACGGCGAGGCGCATGTCTCGCTTTTGAGCTATCCGGAAATCCGCGACCGGCTGATCCTGCTCGATGGCTGGTCGAAGACCTACGCCATGACCGGCTGGCGGCTCGGCTATTCGCTCTGGCCGGATGCGCTTTACGACAAGGTGCGCAAGCTGGCGGTCAATGCGTGGTCCTGCGTGAACGCGCCGACGCAATATGCCGGCCTTGCCGCGCTCACCGGTCCGCAGGATGCGGTCCGTGAGATGGTTGCGGAATTCGATGCCCGGCGGAAGCTGGTGGTCGACGGGCTCAACGCCATCGAGGGCATCAGCTGCATCCTGCCCAAGGGCGCCTTCTATGCGTTTCCCAACATCAAGGCGACGGGCTGGCAGGCCAAGAAACTCGCTTCCGTATTGCTGGAAGAGGCGGGCGTGGCGCTGATCGGCGGGCCGGATTTCGGCACTCTGGGCGAGGGCTATGTGCGCGTTTCCTACGCCAATTCGCGCGAGAATATCTCGCAGGCGCTGGCGCGCATCGAGGCGTTTCTCGCCAGGGGCGGCTGA
- a CDS encoding putative sulfate exporter family transporter, whose amino-acid sequence MPFRFPFSPLLPGLLATLAISVASIGLEKVQTVVFGRNWFEGLVIAILLGALARSFLPHPDSLRPGIRFAAKQVLEAAIVLLGGTISLGAIQAAGPGLVCGIACIVVLAIAAGYMIGRALGLSHHLATLVACGNAICGNSAIAATAPVIKAEGEDVAASIAFTAALGIAVVLLLPVIGAALGMSETRYGVMAGLTVYAVPQVLAAAAPMGTIAVQVGTLVKLVRVLMLGPVIFTLGLLPGNREAGASVSKLVPWFIIGFLLLMALRSADLIPQGFQIPLKQASGALTIVAMAALGLNVDIRTLAHAGGRVILAATLSLLALAAMSAGLLQILAIV is encoded by the coding sequence ATGCCGTTTCGTTTTCCCTTCTCCCCTCTGCTTCCCGGCCTTCTCGCCACCCTTGCCATCTCCGTCGCCTCCATCGGCCTTGAAAAGGTCCAGACGGTGGTTTTCGGACGCAACTGGTTCGAAGGCCTGGTGATCGCCATTCTGCTCGGTGCGCTTGCGCGCTCCTTCCTGCCCCATCCCGACAGTCTTCGTCCGGGCATACGTTTTGCGGCCAAGCAAGTGCTGGAAGCGGCGATCGTGCTTCTGGGCGGAACGATCAGCCTCGGCGCCATTCAGGCAGCCGGGCCGGGCCTGGTCTGCGGCATCGCCTGCATCGTGGTTCTGGCGATTGCTGCGGGTTACATGATCGGCCGGGCGCTGGGTCTCTCGCACCATCTTGCGACATTGGTCGCCTGCGGCAACGCGATTTGCGGCAATTCGGCCATTGCGGCAACGGCTCCGGTGATCAAAGCGGAAGGCGAGGACGTCGCCGCCTCCATTGCCTTCACCGCGGCCCTCGGCATCGCCGTTGTCCTCCTCCTGCCCGTCATCGGCGCCGCGCTCGGCATGTCGGAAACCCGATACGGCGTGATGGCAGGGCTCACCGTCTACGCGGTTCCGCAGGTTCTGGCCGCGGCCGCCCCCATGGGCACCATCGCGGTGCAGGTCGGCACCCTGGTCAAACTCGTGCGGGTGCTGATGCTGGGCCCGGTCATTTTCACGCTCGGCCTCCTGCCCGGAAACCGGGAGGCGGGTGCCTCTGTCAGCAAGCTGGTGCCCTGGTTCATCATCGGCTTTCTGCTGCTGATGGCCCTTCGTTCCGCCGACCTGATCCCGCAGGGCTTTCAAATCCCGCTGAAACAGGCCTCCGGCGCGCTCACCATCGTCGCCATGGCGGCTCTCGGCCTCAATGTCGATATCCGCACACTCGCCCACGCGGGCGGTAGGGTGATCCTGGCCGCCACACTGTCACTGCTGGCACTGGCCGCAATGAGCGCAGGCCTTCTGCAAATTCTGGCAATCGTCTAG
- a CDS encoding LysR substrate-binding domain-containing protein — protein sequence MTFEQLSIFVAVAEREHLTRAAEALHLTPSAVSSAVRTLEGYYGVALFDRVGRGIVLNENGRVFLDEAKAVLARADEAQHVLAELGGLRRGRLAIAASQTIACYWLPAPMVRFHERFPGIELALSIGNTATVAEAVAAGEADIGFVEGVVDVPALKLRKITEDALIVVVGADHPWRDGRRLQAEDIVAGSRWILRERGSGTRSAFEADLRARGVDPAGLDVALEFPSNEAVLSAVRADGFASVVSASVAEPFLGRGDLVAVSYDLPARAYSLLHHRERRLSRSALELVDLLCGAGSADGDQ from the coding sequence ATGACTTTTGAACAACTGTCCATCTTTGTCGCCGTCGCCGAGCGCGAGCATCTGACGCGTGCGGCCGAAGCGTTGCACCTGACCCCATCCGCCGTCAGTTCCGCCGTGCGGACGCTGGAAGGCTATTACGGCGTGGCGTTGTTCGACCGGGTCGGGCGTGGCATTGTTCTCAATGAAAACGGGCGGGTGTTTCTGGACGAGGCAAAGGCGGTTCTGGCGCGCGCGGACGAGGCGCAGCATGTGCTGGCGGAACTTGGCGGATTGCGTCGCGGCCGGCTTGCCATCGCCGCCAGCCAGACGATCGCCTGCTACTGGCTGCCCGCACCGATGGTGCGCTTCCATGAGCGCTTTCCGGGGATCGAGCTGGCCCTTTCCATCGGCAACACCGCCACGGTGGCGGAGGCGGTTGCCGCGGGCGAGGCCGATATCGGCTTCGTGGAAGGGGTGGTCGATGTGCCGGCACTCAAGCTGCGCAAGATCACCGAGGATGCGCTGATCGTGGTGGTCGGGGCGGATCATCCCTGGAGAGATGGGCGGCGGCTTCAGGCGGAGGATATCGTGGCGGGGAGCCGCTGGATCCTTCGGGAGCGCGGCTCAGGCACACGTTCGGCCTTTGAAGCGGATCTCCGCGCCCGCGGGGTCGATCCTGCAGGGCTCGATGTGGCGCTGGAATTTCCCTCCAACGAGGCGGTGTTGTCGGCGGTGAGGGCGGATGGCTTCGCCTCGGTGGTCTCCGCCTCCGTCGCGGAGCCCTTTCTCGGGCGGGGCGATCTGGTCGCTGTCAGCTACGATCTGCCGGCCCGTGCCTATTCGCTCCTTCATCATCGCGAAAGACGGCTCAGCCGATCGGCTCTGGAGCTGGTCGATCTTCTGTGCGGGGCGGGCTCAGCGGACGGTGATCAATGA
- a CDS encoding alpha/beta hydrolase gives MSKLHIRQGGSPHENRLPVVLLHGWSCHGGFFEGLMRDLRDETLLLAPDLPGHGKTGADVDLTIEAAADAVNDLLEERGLNRVVLVGWSMGAHVAYALIERHGTSRLASLVVEDMTPKVLNDDAWHLGTKNGNNATLNLQLINTIETQWPLLAEAVAKGILAEGLEPDPDLLAFNRREMLAANPPQIAAMWASLTAQDFRPLMAKIDIPVHLARGARSPLYGRNVAEWQAERLADATIHEFPRSGHAPHMEEPEAFADFLRSLITVR, from the coding sequence ATGAGCAAGCTTCACATTCGCCAAGGCGGCAGCCCGCACGAAAACCGTCTGCCTGTGGTGCTCCTGCACGGCTGGTCCTGCCATGGCGGCTTTTTCGAAGGTCTGATGCGCGACTTGCGCGATGAAACGCTGCTGCTTGCGCCGGACCTGCCCGGACATGGAAAGACCGGCGCGGATGTCGATCTGACCATTGAGGCGGCCGCCGATGCGGTGAACGACCTTCTGGAAGAGCGCGGGCTGAACCGGGTCGTACTGGTCGGCTGGTCGATGGGAGCCCATGTCGCCTATGCGCTGATCGAGCGCCATGGCACGAGCCGCCTCGCCAGCCTCGTTGTCGAAGACATGACACCGAAGGTGCTCAACGACGACGCATGGCATCTGGGTACGAAGAACGGCAACAACGCCACCCTCAATCTGCAGCTCATCAACACGATCGAAACCCAGTGGCCGCTTTTGGCCGAAGCGGTTGCCAAGGGTATTCTGGCGGAGGGACTTGAGCCCGATCCGGACCTGCTGGCCTTCAACCGACGGGAAATGCTGGCCGCGAACCCGCCCCAGATCGCCGCCATGTGGGCCTCGCTGACCGCGCAGGACTTCAGGCCCCTGATGGCAAAGATCGATATCCCCGTTCACCTGGCCCGAGGTGCCCGCAGCCCCCTCTATGGACGCAATGTCGCCGAATGGCAGGCGGAGCGACTGGCGGATGCGACCATTCACGAGTTTCCCCGGTCCGGCCACGCCCCTCACATGGAGGAGCCGGAGGCCTTCGCGGACTTCCTGCGCTCATTGATCACCGTCCGCTGA